Proteins encoded by one window of Salmonirosea aquatica:
- a CDS encoding rhodanese-like domain-containing protein, with the protein MKRIQSEPNTIVVDVREPWEFEEFNEGGINIPLSTIREKRQVLETFDTIVVICTNGTRSKVAALDYCRVPTWADKSIYHLRGGILEAE; encoded by the coding sequence ATGAAGCGAATTCAGTCAGAACCTAATACGATTGTAGTGGACGTGCGTGAGCCCTGGGAGTTTGAAGAATTCAATGAAGGCGGTATCAATATTCCACTGTCGACGATCCGAGAGAAAAGGCAAGTACTGGAAACATTCGACACGATTGTCGTTATCTGTACCAACGGTACCCGCAGCAAAGTAGCCGCGCTAGATTACTGTAGGGTACCTACCTGGGCCGACAAATCCATTTATCACCTTCGGGGAGGTATCCTTGAAGCTGAGTAA
- the dapF gene encoding diaminopimelate epimerase, protein MLLNFYKYQGTGNDFILIDDRTESFPVSTQLVARLCHRRFGIGADGLILLRNEPGYDFRMVYFNADGAEGSMCGNGGRCTVRFAHDLGIFQEHTTFMAVDGVHEATANEHSIRLKMSPVGDSEQHETYDFLDTGSPHYVAYVDDVDKTDVVTIGRAVRYGETYGPRGGTNVNFVQVVSPNFLKVRTYERGVEDETYSCGTGVTACALSSHAHFGWESPVDIAVVGGNLQVEFRKLESGQFDDIYLIGPAVRVYEGTLEIETI, encoded by the coding sequence ATGCTTCTCAATTTCTATAAATACCAGGGTACCGGAAATGATTTCATTCTGATTGACGATCGGACCGAATCATTTCCGGTTTCGACGCAATTGGTAGCCCGGCTTTGCCACCGGCGTTTCGGTATCGGAGCCGATGGCCTGATTTTGCTGCGGAATGAACCTGGCTATGACTTCCGAATGGTCTACTTCAACGCCGACGGCGCCGAAGGCAGTATGTGTGGAAACGGTGGCCGCTGTACGGTCCGGTTTGCGCACGATTTGGGTATATTCCAGGAGCATACCACGTTCATGGCGGTGGATGGAGTTCACGAAGCGACGGCAAATGAGCATTCGATACGGTTGAAAATGAGCCCGGTAGGTGATTCTGAGCAACATGAAACCTACGATTTTCTGGATACAGGCTCTCCACACTATGTGGCCTATGTCGATGACGTGGACAAAACCGATGTAGTCACCATTGGGCGAGCCGTCCGCTATGGCGAAACCTACGGTCCTCGCGGGGGGACCAATGTGAATTTCGTGCAAGTTGTATCTCCCAATTTTCTCAAAGTACGTACTTACGAACGCGGAGTAGAAGACGAAACTTACTCTTGTGGCACGGGTGTGACGGCCTGCGCACTCTCGTCGCACGCCCATTTTGGCTGGGAAAGTCCGGTTGATATCGCTGTGGTGGGTGGAAACCTTCAGGTCGAATTCCGGAAACTGGAATCAGGACAATTTGACGATATTTATCTGATTGGCCCGGCAGTACGGGTGTACGAGGGTACCTTAGAAATTGAGACAATCTAA